CTGGCCATGCTGGTGTGGCTGCAGACGATAGGGGTGCCGCTGTCGTATTGGAGCCTGGTCATCGGCCATATGGCGATCTCCACGCCTTACATCATCCGCACCGCGCTGATCGGCTTCAGCCAGATCGACCCCAGCCTGCTGGAAGCCTCGCGCAGCCTGGGGGCCAACGGCACGCGGACCTTCGTGCGGATCACCTTGCCGCTGGCCATGCCGGCCGTACTGGCGGGCAGCTTCATCGCGTTCATGTTCTCGTTCGACAACGTGCCGGTATCGCTGTTCCTGTCCGATGCGCGCAGCGAGGTGCTGCCGATCCGGCTGTGGAACCTGATAGAGAACCTGCTGGACGTGCGTGCGGCGGCGGTCGCCGGTGTCCTGATCATCTTTACGATTGTTTTCGCGCTCGTCATGGAACGGGTGCTGGGAGTGTCTCGCTATGTCCGCTGAGTCTGTGTCCGTTGATTCCATGGCTGCCGCGCTGAGCGCGGACCTCGATGCCGAAACCGCCTTGGCCGCGGAGCTGTTCGACACTTTGCGCAGCCGTTCGCGCAGCGCCCTCGGCGTGACCCGGGCGTCTTATGGCGAAGGCGAGCAGATGGCGCACGATCTGATGCGTGAACTGGGGCGGCGCCTGGACCTGGAAGAGCGGATCGATGCAGCGGGAAACCTGTACCTGACCTTGTCGGGAACGGAGCGCGACCTGCCCGCGATCATGACGGGATCGCATCTGGACTCGGTGCCGGATGGCGGCAACTACGACGGCGCGGCGGGCGTGGTCGCCGGCATGGCGATGCTGGCCCGCTGGCGCCGGGCAGGGCGCCAGCCCCGGCACGACATCACGGTGATGGGTGTGCGCGCCGAGGAGCTCTCCTGGTTTCCGGCGCCCTATATCGGCAGCCGTGCGGCGTGGGGCTTGTTGGAGGCCGAGGCCCTGGACCAATGTGTGCGGCCCGACACCGGCCGGACGCTGGGCGAGCATATGGCGCAGGCCGGTTTCGAGCCGGAGCGCATCCGCCGGCAGGAGCCGCAGTTGCGTGCCGAGGACATCGAATGCTTTCTGGAGCTGCACATCGAGCAGGGGCCATTGCTGGTGCAGGAAAACATACCGGTGGGCGTGGTGACGGGGATACGGGGCAATCTGCGCTACAAGCATTGCCATGTGATCGGCCGCTACGGGCACGCGGGCGCCGAGCCGCGGCGTTCGCGGCAGGACGCGGTGCTGGCGGCCGCCGAATTCCTGAATCGGCTGGAGACGATGTGGATCGATTACGAGTCGCGCGGGCTGGATCTGGTCTGCACCGTGGGTCAGTGCCATACGGACACCAAGGTGCATACGATGACCAAGATTCCCGGCGAACTCTGGTTCAGCATGGACATTCGTAGCCAGGATAACGATCTGCTGATGCGGATCGATCGGACGCTACGCGAGATGGCCGAGGAAATCGGCGCCCGGCGCGGAGTCAGGATCGACCTGGGGCCCTACACCAATGCCTTGCCCGGCCCGATCGCGCCGGTGCACCGGGAGCGCCTGGTCCGGCTGGCAAGCGAGCTTGGCATCGCGCATGTCCAGATGGCCAGCGGCGCCGGCCATGATTCGGCCGTCTTCGGGATTAGCGGCGTGCCCACGGCGATGATCTTTGTACGGAATGAGCATGGCAGCCATAATCCCGACGAGGCCATGGAGATCGCCGATTTCGCCCAGGGCCTGAAACTGCTGGTCGCGGCCGTGGAGGATATCGATGCCAGTCACTGAGGGAGCCAAGCCGAGCACCAGCGACGCGGACGAGATCGTCTACAACCTGATCCGCCGCGCCATTTTTTCCGGCTTGCTGCGTCCGGGGTTGAAGCTGCAGGAGCCGCGCATCGCGCGGGTGCTGAATGTCAGCCGCGAGCGGGTGCGCAAGGCGCTGCAGCGCCTGACCCACGAGAAGTGGCTGGACTCGATTCCCAATCGTGGGACCTTCATTCCGGTGCCCACGGTCGAGGAGCTGCATGCGATCTACGACGCGCGCAAGATCCTGGAGCTGGGCGTGACGCGCCAGGTCGCCGAGCGGCGGCGGGTGCTGGCGGTGCACCGGCTCGCCGAGCACGTTGCTTCCGAACGGGATGCGGCCGAGCGCGATGATCGGGCGCTGGCGTTTCGGCTGTCCGCTGAGTTTCATTTCCTGCTGGTCGAGCTGACGGGCAATCCCTATCTCGTCGACATGCATCGGGGCTTGATGCAGCGCTCGTCGCTGCATTTTTCCCTGTTCGCGCCCGCGTCACTGCACGAATGCACGTCGCACAATTGCGCCGGGCCGCACGAGCATGAGGGCATCATGCAGGCGATCCTCGATGGCAATGGCGCGCGGGCTGAAAAGCTCATGACGCATCATTTGAATGAGTTGGAAACGCTGCTGGCGTTGCGCCGGCAGAAGTTCGATTTCCTGGAGATCGACGAGGCGTTCGCGCGCCTGGCGTACCAGGATGAGGAACGCGAGGCCCAGATGCTGGCTTCGTCCACGATTACCTAAGGAATATCATGACCCTATCCATCGCTGACCGCCTGCGTGAACTTGGCATTGAACTGCCTGGCCTGCCCAAGCCCGGTGGCAGCTATGTCCCATTCCGCCGCCATGGCGACCTGGTGTTCCTGGCGGGGCAGACCAGCTCGCGCGACGGCAAGGCCGTCTACAGCGGCCCAGTCCAGGCACCGGACGACATCGAGCGAGGCTACGCCGCCGCGCGCCTGTGCGCGATCAACATGCTCGCGGTGTTGCAGCAGGCCTGCGATGGCGACCTGGACCGCGTGGGCGGGTGCCTGAAGCTCAACGGCTACGTTTTGGCCGTGCCGCCTTTCGAATCCGTGCCGGCCGTGGTCAACGGTGCGTCCGACCTGCTGGTGGAAATCTTCGGCGATGCCGGGCGGCACGCACGCACGGCAGTGGGCGTGGCGACCTTGCCGCGCAACGTGACGGTGGAAGTGGAAGGGACGTTCTTCCTGAAGTCCTGACATCGCGTTCCGCCCGGAATGTCACAAAGCGGGCATGTCATCCGTCTAAGAGTGGAAGGCCGGAAATTTGGCCTTCTACGTTAAATCTTGGAAGGATCGAACATTATGAACCGTGCGAATTGGTTTGCCGTCTCCCCAGAGGGTGCAAAGGCAGTCGGCGTCCTGCATCACTATGTCGTCAACGACACCAACCTGCCCAGCGCCCTTATCCACCTCGTCTTCCTGCGGGTGTCGCAGATCAACGGGTGTGCGCACTGCATCGACATCCACACCCGCGACCTGCTCAAGGAAGGGATGTCGGTCGAAAAGATGGTGCTGATTCCCGTCTGGCACGAGGCCGAGCACCTTTTCACCGAACAAGAGCGCGCCGCCCTGGCCTGGGCCGAGGAAGTCACGCGCGTGAGTGAAACGCACGCGTCCGACGGAGCCTATTCCGCGGCGCTGGCCGTATTCGGCGAAAAGGACCTGGTCGACCTGACCCTGGCCATCGCGGCCATGAACGCGATCAACCGGCTGGGCATCAGCTTCCGATTGAAGCCTCGCGCGAAAGGCTGAGCGGCTGGGGATTCCGCGCTTCGTCCAGAATCCAACGGGCAAACGCCTGGATCGGTTCGCCGCTCAGTTCGATCGGCTCGGGGAGGATGAGGCAGAACGTCTTGGAGACGCTCTTCGCCGCCGGCCAGGGCGCGACCAATCGGCCAGATGCCAGTTCGGTTTCCACATAGAGGCGTGGCACCAGGGCCACGCCCAGGCCGGCCAGGGCTGCCTCGATCAGCATGGCATGGAGGTCGTAGTGAGCCCCCATGGCTGGATGGGTCAGTGAAATCCCGGTTTGCAGGGCGTAATGCTGCCAGGCATCGGGATTCTGTCGCCGGTGCAGGCGCGGCAATGCATCCAGCTGGGGGCGTCCCTTGGCCTTCTTGGCAAGCGACGGATGGCAGACCGGAACCAGCACTTCCTGCAGCAGGGGATAGGTGCGCATCCCCGTCCAGGCCGGATGCTCGAAATGGATGGCGGCTTCGAACCCGCTACCGGCGAGGACGAAGGGATCCATGCGCTCCG
This genomic interval from Bordetella genomosp. 9 contains the following:
- a CDS encoding ABC transporter permease: MAESTIGIRIGRRVDAVTWRFASFATLALAVLLLLVPTFIALAASFNGGESLRFPPRDVSWRWYEALWNESDDIWEAFAISLRVSLLATFGAGVMATLAALYLSRQRTAWARALETFFQSPMMLPGISLGLAMLVWLQTIGVPLSYWSLVIGHMAISTPYIIRTALIGFSQIDPSLLEASRSLGANGTRTFVRITLPLAMPAVLAGSFIAFMFSFDNVPVSLFLSDARSEVLPIRLWNLIENLLDVRAAAVAGVLIIFTIVFALVMERVLGVSRYVR
- a CDS encoding Zn-dependent hydrolase yields the protein MSAESVSVDSMAAALSADLDAETALAAELFDTLRSRSRSALGVTRASYGEGEQMAHDLMRELGRRLDLEERIDAAGNLYLTLSGTERDLPAIMTGSHLDSVPDGGNYDGAAGVVAGMAMLARWRRAGRQPRHDITVMGVRAEELSWFPAPYIGSRAAWGLLEAEALDQCVRPDTGRTLGEHMAQAGFEPERIRRQEPQLRAEDIECFLELHIEQGPLLVQENIPVGVVTGIRGNLRYKHCHVIGRYGHAGAEPRRSRQDAVLAAAEFLNRLETMWIDYESRGLDLVCTVGQCHTDTKVHTMTKIPGELWFSMDIRSQDNDLLMRIDRTLREMAEEIGARRGVRIDLGPYTNALPGPIAPVHRERLVRLASELGIAHVQMASGAGHDSAVFGISGVPTAMIFVRNEHGSHNPDEAMEIADFAQGLKLLVAAVEDIDASH
- a CDS encoding GntR family transcriptional regulator; the protein is MPVTEGAKPSTSDADEIVYNLIRRAIFSGLLRPGLKLQEPRIARVLNVSRERVRKALQRLTHEKWLDSIPNRGTFIPVPTVEELHAIYDARKILELGVTRQVAERRRVLAVHRLAEHVASERDAAERDDRALAFRLSAEFHFLLVELTGNPYLVDMHRGLMQRSSLHFSLFAPASLHECTSHNCAGPHEHEGIMQAILDGNGARAEKLMTHHLNELETLLALRRQKFDFLEIDEAFARLAYQDEEREAQMLASSTIT
- a CDS encoding RidA family protein, which translates into the protein MTLSIADRLRELGIELPGLPKPGGSYVPFRRHGDLVFLAGQTSSRDGKAVYSGPVQAPDDIERGYAAARLCAINMLAVLQQACDGDLDRVGGCLKLNGYVLAVPPFESVPAVVNGASDLLVEIFGDAGRHARTAVGVATLPRNVTVEVEGTFFLKS
- a CDS encoding carboxymuconolactone decarboxylase family protein — encoded protein: MNRANWFAVSPEGAKAVGVLHHYVVNDTNLPSALIHLVFLRVSQINGCAHCIDIHTRDLLKEGMSVEKMVLIPVWHEAEHLFTEQERAALAWAEEVTRVSETHASDGAYSAALAVFGEKDLVDLTLAIAAMNAINRLGISFRLKPRAKG
- a CDS encoding LysR substrate-binding domain-containing protein, whose protein sequence is MRRKIPSSSALTAFEAAARHGSFARAAEELSLTEGAISRQISRLEAFLGVALFERVGNRVRLLPNRVRYANQVRELLDRLDRDSQSLIGQPNDGASLEIAAIPTFAMRWLIPRLSRFQQQHPNITVHLSERMDPFVLAGSGFEAAIHFEHPAWTGMRTYPLLQEVLVPVCHPSLAKKAKGRPQLDALPRLHRRQNPDAWQHYALQTGISLTHPAMGAHYDLHAMLIEAALAGLGVALVPRLYVETELASGRLVAPWPAAKSVSKTFCLILPEPIELSGEPIQAFARWILDEARNPQPLSLSREASIGS